The Opitutus sp. ER46 genome contains a region encoding:
- a CDS encoding CHASE sensor domain-containing protein — MRQLHDLPIRRKLALIDMATTAAAVLLACGILIFYEQFTFRKTMVHDLSITAQMIATNTASALSFDDALAAREILQALTAQPHIMAACVFTPGGRVFAEYQRRRTATPDWPAPKTAGATFDDASLRLFHPITLGGEVIGTLYVQSDLVEVSTRWRRYLVVGLAILAGAMLVSFLLGSRLQRMISGPVSLLSDAIAKVTAGQQTSTRVTKLGNDELGRLTDGFNHMLARIEARESDLRKAQAELERRVQERTRELSIQISERERTEEERDRFFTLSLDLFCIAEFDGTLRRTNPAFAIFGYDPARLEGLNYLDFVAPEDVEASRENLRKLADGEPILNRELRMSCADGVIRWFAWTAIAAPGEGIFFACGRDVTDQKRAETEREQLHRKLLETSRRAGMAEVATSVLHNVGNVLNSVNVSATVLDDKIRDSRIELVTELSALFQEHAHDLADFLTRDPRGREIPQFVQMLASHLAEVCSGVTRELESLRKNVDHIKEIVAMQQNYARVSGVIENVSVIDLVEDAVQMNAGGLQRHAIHLHRNFTARPRVSVDKHKVLQILVNIIRNAKYACTESGRPDRHVTIDVATTPQTIRIAVTDNGVGILPENRTRIFSHGFTTRQGGHGFGLHSGAIAAKELGGAIEVHSDGPGQGARFTLVLPYEPQDQPT, encoded by the coding sequence ATGCGCCAACTGCACGACCTCCCCATCCGGCGGAAACTGGCCCTCATCGACATGGCCACGACCGCGGCCGCCGTGCTCCTCGCCTGCGGCATCCTGATCTTCTACGAACAGTTCACGTTCCGGAAGACGATGGTCCATGATCTCTCGATCACCGCGCAGATGATCGCGACCAACACCGCGTCCGCCCTTTCCTTCGACGACGCCCTCGCCGCCCGCGAGATTCTCCAGGCGCTCACCGCGCAACCGCATATCATGGCGGCCTGTGTCTTCACGCCCGGTGGTCGCGTCTTCGCCGAATATCAGCGGCGGCGGACCGCGACGCCCGACTGGCCGGCTCCCAAGACCGCCGGCGCCACGTTCGACGACGCCTCCCTTCGGCTCTTTCATCCCATCACGCTCGGCGGCGAGGTGATTGGCACGCTCTATGTGCAGTCCGACCTCGTCGAGGTCAGCACCCGCTGGCGGCGCTACCTGGTGGTGGGCCTGGCCATTCTTGCCGGAGCGATGCTCGTCTCCTTTCTCCTGGGCTCGCGCCTGCAGCGCATGATCTCCGGGCCGGTCTCGCTCCTCAGCGACGCCATCGCCAAGGTCACCGCCGGTCAGCAGACCTCGACCCGCGTCACCAAACTCGGCAACGACGAACTCGGGCGCCTGACGGACGGCTTCAACCACATGTTGGCCCGCATCGAGGCGCGCGAGTCCGACCTCCGGAAGGCCCAGGCCGAACTCGAACGCCGCGTCCAGGAACGCACCCGGGAACTCTCCATCCAGATCAGCGAACGCGAACGCACCGAGGAAGAACGCGACCGCTTCTTCACCCTTTCGCTCGACCTTTTCTGCATCGCCGAGTTCGACGGCACGCTCCGCCGCACCAATCCCGCGTTCGCCATCTTCGGCTACGACCCGGCCCGGCTCGAGGGGCTCAACTATCTCGACTTCGTCGCCCCGGAGGACGTCGAGGCGTCCCGGGAGAACCTGCGCAAGCTCGCCGATGGCGAGCCCATCCTGAATCGTGAACTCCGCATGAGCTGCGCCGACGGCGTCATCCGCTGGTTCGCGTGGACCGCCATCGCCGCGCCCGGCGAGGGCATCTTCTTCGCCTGCGGCCGCGACGTCACCGACCAGAAACGCGCCGAGACCGAGCGGGAGCAGCTCCACCGGAAGCTCCTCGAAACCTCCCGCCGCGCCGGCATGGCCGAGGTCGCCACCAGCGTCCTGCACAACGTCGGCAACGTCCTTAACAGCGTCAACGTCTCCGCCACGGTCCTCGACGACAAGATTCGCGACTCCCGCATCGAACTCGTCACCGAACTGAGCGCCCTCTTTCAGGAACACGCCCACGATCTCGCCGACTTTCTCACCCGCGATCCGCGTGGCCGCGAGATTCCCCAGTTTGTCCAGATGCTCGCCTCCCACCTCGCCGAGGTTTGCAGCGGCGTCACCCGGGAGCTCGAGTCGCTGCGGAAGAACGTCGACCACATCAAGGAGATCGTCGCGATGCAGCAGAACTACGCGCGCGTCTCCGGCGTCATCGAGAACGTCAGCGTCATCGACCTGGTCGAAGACGCCGTCCAGATGAACGCGGGGGGCCTGCAGCGCCACGCCATCCACCTCCACCGTAACTTCACCGCCCGGCCCCGCGTCAGCGTCGACAAACACAAGGTCCTGCAGATTCTCGTAAACATCATCCGCAACGCGAAGTACGCGTGCACCGAGTCCGGCCGGCCCGACCGCCACGTCACCATCGACGTTGCCACCACGCCGCAAACCATCCGGATCGCCGTCACCGACAACGGCGTCGGCATCCTGCCGGAGAACCGCACCCGAATCTTCAGCCACGGCTTCACCACGCGCCAGGGCGGTCATGGCTTCGGCCTGCACAGCGGCGCCATCGCCGCCAAAGAACTCGGCGGCGCCATCGAAGTACACAGTGATGGACCCGGGCAGGGCGCCCGGTTTACCCTCGTTCTCCCCTACGAGCCCCAGGACCAACCAACATGA
- a CDS encoding YfiR family protein: MPPAFPIFRIVRRSLVTTRWLVLFWLGTAAGFGAEVAHEHQIKAAFLYNFTRFVEWPPSRFATPDTPITIGVMGSERMVRELERIVAHRQVNGRAIAVVPVTTAAEARLVHILFVAAESEIRLEEKLPAGVLTVGETERFAALDGMITFITEQDRVRFMINLAAANHAELKLSSQLLKLASTVRREP; the protein is encoded by the coding sequence ATGCCTCCCGCATTCCCCATTTTCAGAATCGTTCGGCGGTCGCTCGTCACGACCCGCTGGCTCGTTCTGTTCTGGCTTGGCACGGCCGCGGGTTTCGGCGCCGAGGTTGCCCACGAACACCAAATCAAGGCCGCCTTCCTCTACAATTTCACCCGCTTCGTCGAGTGGCCGCCCTCCCGCTTCGCGACGCCCGATACTCCCATCACCATCGGCGTGATGGGCAGCGAACGCATGGTCCGGGAACTCGAACGGATCGTCGCCCACCGCCAGGTAAATGGCCGCGCCATCGCCGTTGTCCCGGTCACCACGGCCGCGGAAGCCCGCCTCGTCCATATCCTCTTCGTCGCCGCCGAATCGGAAATCCGGCTGGAGGAGAAACTCCCGGCCGGCGTGCTCACCGTGGGTGAGACCGAACGCTTTGCCGCCCTCGACGGCATGATTACTTTCATCACGGAACAGGACCGCGTGCGGTTCATGATCAACCTCGCCGCCGCAAACCACGCTGAACTGAAACTGAGTTCGCAGTTGCTCAAACTCGCGAGCACCGTCCGCCGGGAGCCCTGA
- a CDS encoding TonB-dependent receptor has product MAAAALALGGASAFATASSDELAELSLEQLMSVKIASVSGASKFEQKVTRAPSSVTIVTADEIANFGHRTLGEVLASVRGLYVSNDSNYIYLGIRGFLRPGDYDSRKLVLIDGHRMNENIFDSTELSQGTLDVGLIDRVEIIRGPSSSVYGSSAFNGVLNIVTRRGRQLDGGEISTEFGSFGATKARVSYGKLFKNELELLISATRYQSDGRGAIYYPEFDQRISDNPRARNDGVAQNADSEDAKKLFGSIKYRDLTVTAYYAARDKQVPTASFDTLFNDPRETTYDARGYVDVRYDREVTPQLHLQGRAAYDSYAYRGDYPFPSEPGAASPTYVNHDDTLGEWLSLEGQATATLAGKHTFLAGAEVRQNLHQNQYSYDLVEPRIYNVADERDSRIFGAYAQGEIALHRDVLLNAGLRYDHYTDSFGGTFNPRVALIYDPVAGTTIKALYGTAYRAPNPYERFYYPPPAPIELRPEKIHSYELALDQYFAGDSRASVSVYRYSVHDLISQVPLPAGDFYFDNMRLYSATGVELEFEGRSAHGTHLRTSYAFERGRDHVNDREMSNSPRHLAKLNLAQPLLHDRLTAGLELQYMGSVRTYTGTATDDFLLTNLTFRLLHLPGGLELSASIYNLFDTAYGYVGAEEHAQRTIPQKGRNFRLKATLRF; this is encoded by the coding sequence TTGGCCGCAGCCGCCCTCGCCTTGGGCGGCGCCTCCGCCTTCGCCACCGCCAGTTCCGATGAGCTCGCCGAGCTTTCGCTCGAGCAGCTCATGTCCGTGAAGATCGCCTCCGTGTCCGGGGCCTCGAAGTTCGAGCAAAAGGTCACCCGCGCCCCCTCGTCCGTCACCATCGTGACCGCCGATGAGATCGCCAACTTCGGCCACCGTACCCTCGGCGAAGTCCTCGCCAGCGTGCGCGGGCTCTACGTCTCGAACGACAGCAATTACATTTACCTCGGCATCCGCGGCTTCCTGCGGCCCGGCGATTACGACAGCCGCAAGCTCGTCCTCATCGACGGGCACCGCATGAACGAAAACATCTTTGACTCGACCGAACTCAGCCAGGGCACCCTGGACGTCGGGCTCATCGACCGCGTCGAGATCATCCGCGGACCGAGTTCCTCGGTCTACGGCAGCAGTGCGTTCAACGGCGTGCTCAACATCGTCACCCGCCGCGGCCGGCAACTCGACGGGGGTGAGATCTCCACCGAGTTCGGCAGCTTCGGTGCCACCAAGGCCCGCGTGAGCTACGGCAAGCTGTTCAAGAACGAGCTGGAACTGCTCATCTCCGCGACCCGGTACCAGAGCGACGGTCGCGGTGCCATCTACTACCCGGAGTTCGACCAGCGGATCAGCGACAATCCTCGCGCCCGCAACGACGGTGTCGCCCAGAACGCCGACAGCGAAGACGCGAAAAAGCTCTTCGGCAGCATCAAGTACCGCGACCTCACCGTCACCGCCTATTACGCCGCCCGCGACAAGCAGGTACCCACGGCCTCGTTCGACACCCTCTTCAATGATCCTCGCGAGACAACTTACGACGCCCGCGGTTATGTCGACGTTCGCTACGACCGCGAGGTCACCCCTCAACTCCATCTGCAAGGCCGCGCCGCGTACGACTCGTATGCCTACCGGGGCGACTATCCGTTTCCATCCGAACCGGGCGCCGCGTCGCCCACCTATGTCAATCACGACGACACGCTCGGCGAATGGCTGAGCCTGGAGGGCCAGGCGACCGCCACCCTCGCCGGCAAGCACACGTTCCTCGCCGGCGCCGAGGTGCGCCAGAACCTGCATCAGAACCAGTATTCCTACGACCTCGTCGAACCGCGCATCTACAACGTCGCCGATGAGCGCGACAGCCGCATCTTCGGCGCCTACGCCCAGGGCGAGATCGCCCTGCACCGCGACGTCCTGCTCAACGCCGGCCTGCGCTACGATCATTATACGGACAGCTTCGGCGGGACGTTCAACCCGCGCGTTGCGCTGATCTACGATCCTGTCGCAGGCACCACGATCAAGGCGCTCTATGGCACCGCTTATCGCGCCCCCAATCCGTATGAACGTTTCTATTACCCGCCGCCTGCACCCATTGAGCTGCGCCCGGAGAAGATCCATTCCTACGAACTGGCGCTCGATCAGTATTTCGCCGGCGACTCCCGCGCCAGTGTCTCCGTCTATCGCTACAGCGTCCACGACCTGATTTCCCAGGTCCCTCTCCCTGCCGGCGATTTCTACTTCGACAACATGCGGCTTTACTCCGCCACCGGGGTGGAACTCGAGTTCGAGGGCCGCTCCGCCCACGGGACCCACCTGCGCACCAGCTACGCGTTCGAACGCGGCCGCGACCACGTCAACGATCGGGAGATGTCCAACTCCCCCCGCCACCTCGCCAAACTCAATCTCGCCCAGCCCCTGCTCCACGACCGCCTCACAGCCGGCCTTGAACTCCAGTACATGGGCAGCGTCCGCACTTACACCGGCACCGCCACGGACGACTTCCTCCTCACGAATCTTACCTTCCGGCTGCTCCACCTGCCCGGCGGTCTCGAACTCTCCGCCAGCATCTACAACCTGTTCGATACCGCCTACGGCTACGTGGGCGCCGAGGAGCACGCGCAGAGGACCATCCCGCAAAAAGGCCGGAACTTCCGGTTGAAGGCCACCCTTCGCTTCTGA
- a CDS encoding cation transporter, producing the protein MEAENEDQRRVLVRLLAINAVMFVVEMVVGVCADSSGVIADSLDMLADAMVYGLGLYAVGRSAALKRRAARWSGLFQVGLAVCILLDAIRRGWWGSEPTSVLMMAVSLVALAANAYCLFLLQKHRDGEVHMRASWIFSRSDVIANVGVMVAGALVAGLGSRWPDLVVGAAIAGVVVYGGLAILADTRRDAEAGEKRGCEGGGCSGRECERHEAERRD; encoded by the coding sequence ATGGAGGCAGAGAACGAGGACCAGCGGCGGGTGTTGGTCCGGTTGCTGGCCATCAATGCCGTGATGTTCGTCGTCGAGATGGTGGTGGGGGTATGCGCAGACTCATCGGGCGTCATTGCCGACTCGCTGGACATGCTGGCAGACGCGATGGTCTATGGACTGGGGCTGTACGCGGTGGGGCGCAGCGCGGCATTGAAGCGCCGGGCGGCGCGGTGGAGTGGTCTCTTTCAGGTCGGGCTCGCGGTCTGTATTCTGCTCGATGCCATCCGGCGGGGGTGGTGGGGCAGCGAGCCGACGTCGGTGCTGATGATGGCTGTCTCGCTGGTCGCGCTGGCGGCGAACGCGTACTGCCTGTTCCTCCTTCAGAAACACCGCGACGGAGAGGTGCACATGCGCGCGAGCTGGATATTCTCGCGCAGCGATGTGATCGCGAACGTCGGAGTGATGGTGGCGGGCGCGCTCGTGGCGGGACTCGGGTCGCGTTGGCCCGACCTGGTGGTCGGGGCGGCGATTGCTGGTGTCGTGGTCTACGGCGGGTTGGCCATTTTGGCGGATACCCGACGCGACGCGGAGGCAGGCGAAAAGCGAGGATGCGAAGGTGGAGGTTGCAGTGGACGGGAGTGCGAGAGGCACGAAGCCGAGAGGCGAGATTGA
- a CDS encoding glycosyltransferase family 9 protein — translation MTELLIIKPSSLGDIVQGLQVATSLKAQVSGLRISWVVREIFEPIVRACAAIDQVYVFERNAGAKGFIRLTKELRKTKFDYVFDMQGLLRTGLMTSRTIAEHKVGRSDAREWSGVFYNEKVPLPPDGKRSHALDILLQFCPVLGAKPQLEGTLKFREIDSLDLKFAQGRGGGKPILMFVDSRRAEKCWGGFKQLTELILRDDKQRKVIWAGSNYVHDRGAYPASQFLNLTGNTSLVSLPALIKRAEWVIANDSGPMHLAAALGVRVLAIFGPTDPRLYGPYPLRSPTNVVVQAPVGDLRMLSAKDVYQRFQRARKRFATN, via the coding sequence ATGACTGAGCTGCTCATCATCAAACCCTCGTCGCTCGGCGACATCGTCCAAGGTCTTCAGGTCGCCACCTCGCTGAAGGCGCAAGTCAGCGGGCTGCGAATCTCCTGGGTGGTTCGGGAAATCTTTGAACCGATCGTGCGGGCCTGCGCGGCGATCGACCAGGTGTACGTCTTCGAGCGCAACGCCGGGGCAAAGGGGTTTATCCGCCTGACGAAGGAGCTGCGGAAGACGAAGTTTGACTACGTCTTCGACATGCAAGGCCTGCTGCGGACCGGCCTGATGACCTCGCGGACGATCGCGGAGCATAAAGTGGGGCGGTCGGATGCCCGGGAATGGTCGGGCGTGTTCTATAACGAGAAGGTGCCGCTGCCGCCGGACGGCAAGCGCAGCCATGCGCTCGATATCCTGCTCCAGTTTTGCCCCGTACTGGGCGCGAAGCCGCAGTTGGAGGGCACGCTGAAGTTCCGCGAGATCGACAGCCTGGACCTGAAGTTCGCGCAGGGGCGCGGAGGCGGAAAGCCGATCCTGATGTTTGTCGATAGCCGCCGGGCCGAGAAGTGCTGGGGCGGTTTCAAGCAGCTCACCGAGTTGATCCTGCGCGACGACAAGCAGCGGAAGGTGATCTGGGCCGGCAGCAACTACGTCCACGACCGCGGCGCGTATCCGGCATCGCAGTTTCTGAATCTGACGGGCAACACCAGCCTCGTTTCGCTGCCAGCGTTGATCAAGCGGGCCGAGTGGGTGATCGCGAACGACAGCGGTCCGATGCACCTCGCGGCGGCGCTCGGTGTGCGGGTGCTGGCGATCTTTGGGCCGACGGACCCGCGGCTGTACGGCCCGTATCCGCTGCGTTCGCCGACGAACGTCGTCGTGCAGGCGCCGGTGGGTGACCTGCGAATGCTTTCGGCGAAGGACGTGTACCAGCGGTTTCAGCGCGCCCGCAAACGATTCGCGACGAACTGA
- the serS gene encoding serine--tRNA ligase has protein sequence MLDPKLLRETPDVVRAAIAKKHLDVDVDAVLAIDTAWRTQLQEVESLRASQKAANTAMAKLPKGTPEFLEKVKEMKAVSAQVKEREVQLKELEEKFRQAMLSLPNLPHASVPEGKTPEQNVVYATHGDQNAPRPHAKAHWEIPGFDKLFDFGRGAKVTGAGFPFYVGDGARIVRALLHFFLDENAKAGYVEVNPPIFVNAASATATGQLPDKEGQMYETTPDHLYAVPTAEVPLTNFFRDEILEEEALPVYRCAYTPCFRREAGSYGKDVRGLNRLHQFDKVELLKWVHPATSYEELDKLRTDAERILQKLDLPYRVLLMCGGDLGFAQAKKYDLEVWSAGQKRWLEVSSCSNFETFQARRAQIRYRAKETGKPELVHTLNGSGLAVPRVLAALLENNLQEDGRVKIPAALVPYFGKEYLTFA, from the coding sequence ATGCTCGATCCGAAGCTCCTTCGTGAAACTCCTGACGTCGTCCGGGCGGCGATTGCCAAGAAGCACCTGGATGTGGATGTCGACGCCGTGCTGGCGATCGACACGGCGTGGCGCACGCAGCTCCAGGAAGTGGAATCGCTGCGCGCCAGCCAGAAGGCGGCGAATACCGCCATGGCCAAGCTGCCGAAGGGCACGCCGGAGTTTCTCGAGAAGGTGAAGGAAATGAAGGCGGTCTCGGCGCAGGTGAAGGAGCGCGAGGTCCAGCTGAAAGAACTCGAGGAGAAGTTCCGGCAGGCGATGCTGTCGCTGCCGAACCTGCCCCACGCGAGCGTGCCCGAGGGCAAGACGCCGGAGCAGAACGTGGTTTATGCGACGCACGGAGACCAGAATGCTCCACGGCCGCATGCGAAGGCGCATTGGGAAATCCCGGGCTTCGACAAGCTGTTCGATTTTGGGCGCGGCGCGAAGGTGACCGGCGCCGGTTTTCCGTTCTACGTGGGCGATGGCGCCCGCATCGTGCGGGCGCTGCTGCACTTCTTCCTGGATGAGAATGCTAAGGCCGGCTACGTGGAGGTGAACCCGCCGATCTTCGTGAACGCGGCGAGCGCGACGGCGACGGGGCAGCTCCCAGACAAGGAAGGGCAGATGTACGAGACCACGCCCGACCACCTTTACGCGGTGCCCACGGCGGAAGTGCCGCTGACGAATTTCTTCCGCGACGAGATCCTCGAGGAAGAGGCGCTGCCGGTGTACCGGTGCGCGTACACGCCGTGTTTCCGCCGCGAGGCGGGAAGCTACGGCAAGGACGTCCGCGGGCTGAACCGGCTGCACCAGTTCGACAAGGTCGAACTGCTAAAGTGGGTGCACCCGGCGACGAGCTACGAGGAACTCGACAAACTGCGGACCGACGCGGAGCGGATCCTGCAGAAGCTCGACCTCCCGTACCGCGTGCTCCTGATGTGCGGCGGCGACCTGGGCTTTGCCCAGGCGAAGAAATACGACCTGGAGGTTTGGTCGGCCGGCCAAAAACGCTGGCTCGAGGTTTCCAGTTGCTCGAACTTTGAGACCTTCCAGGCCCGTCGGGCGCAGATCCGCTATCGGGCGAAGGAGACCGGCAAGCCGGAGCTCGTGCACACCCTGAACGGCTCAGGTCTCGCGGTGCCGCGGGTGCTCGCCGCCCTGCTGGAGAATAATCTCCAGGAGGATGGTCGGGTGAAGATTCCGGCGGCGCTCGTGCCGTACTTCGGCAAGGAGTATCTGACGTTTGCCTGA
- the tilS gene encoding tRNA lysidine(34) synthetase TilS: MPPPRRRTNSWKTIAATVAAAVPRGRLETSVLRWTETPAARGNWTVGVSGGGDSVLLLLLLWAHWPERRSRLRALHFDHRLRGPSSRADRGFCRRLCAALGVPLTVEAWERPNGSRVRSPSEAEARSARLAFFARHSRVLWLGHHQDDVAESLLMRLARGSGAGGLSAPRPVQPMPAGRVHLRPLLGLRKKEVLAVLEAAGAGWREDESNAGGAYFRNRIRRDVLPRWEKAARRDAVAGAARSRELLAEDDAALERWVDELAVFGRNGDLLLRRLAGRPRAVVRRALHRWLGRVLPGADLSRQAFDALLAAVERGDPTRQSLGRESFGVIRAGRLMLMTGKPSANFQRRVN, encoded by the coding sequence ATGCCACCGCCGCGCCGCCGGACCAACTCGTGGAAAACGATTGCGGCGACGGTCGCGGCGGCAGTCCCGCGCGGCCGGCTGGAGACGTCTGTACTTCGCTGGACGGAGACGCCGGCGGCGCGGGGAAACTGGACGGTGGGCGTGTCGGGGGGCGGTGATTCGGTCCTGCTTCTGCTCCTGCTTTGGGCGCACTGGCCGGAGCGACGAAGCCGCCTGCGGGCGCTGCATTTTGATCACCGGCTGCGGGGCCCGTCATCGCGGGCGGACCGGGGCTTCTGCCGCCGGTTGTGCGCGGCGTTGGGCGTGCCGTTGACCGTCGAGGCGTGGGAGCGGCCGAACGGGTCGCGCGTTCGAAGCCCGAGCGAGGCGGAGGCTAGATCGGCGCGGCTCGCGTTCTTTGCGCGACACTCGCGCGTGCTGTGGCTCGGACACCACCAGGATGACGTCGCGGAGTCGCTGCTGATGCGGCTTGCGCGCGGGAGCGGGGCGGGGGGCTTGTCGGCGCCGCGGCCGGTGCAGCCGATGCCGGCTGGGCGGGTTCACCTGCGGCCGCTGCTCGGTCTGCGGAAGAAGGAGGTGTTGGCCGTGTTGGAGGCGGCGGGGGCGGGATGGCGGGAGGATGAAAGCAATGCGGGCGGAGCCTATTTTCGGAATCGCATCCGGCGGGACGTGCTGCCGCGTTGGGAGAAAGCGGCGCGGCGGGATGCGGTGGCGGGCGCGGCGCGCTCGCGTGAATTGCTGGCGGAAGACGACGCGGCGCTTGAACGCTGGGTTGACGAGTTGGCGGTGTTTGGGCGCAACGGGGACCTGCTGCTGCGGCGTCTCGCCGGCAGGCCGCGGGCAGTGGTCCGTCGCGCGCTTCATCGTTGGCTGGGGCGAGTTTTGCCGGGGGCCGATCTCTCCAGGCAGGCGTTCGATGCCCTGCTGGCGGCGGTCGAGCGGGGCGATCCGACGAGGCAGAGCCTTGGGCGGGAGAGCTTTGGGGTGATCCGCGCCGGTCGATTGATGCTTATGACTGGAAAGCCCTCGGCCAATTTCCAGAGGCGCGTCAATTGA
- the ftsH gene encoding ATP-dependent zinc metalloprotease FtsH encodes MPDPDNKKSRRSLKNLPPDRFQPKMLIFWLVLVAAVLALLYYTPMSTSAPETLTVQEVVARAEAGNINRDAKKPAIIRPDPSSGRDWMVITGESRKDATSPWQPFRVADRVTDTTYERLTKTNAFQPQPTQTLLTSIAAQVIPFIIIIGLLYFLFVRQLRQAGRGALSFGKSRAKLLTRDRDKITFADVAGCDEAKEEVSEVVEFLKDPKKFTKMGGRIPKGILMVGPPGTGKTLLAKAVAGEADVPFFSISGSDFVEMFVGVGASRVRDMFEQGRKSAPCIIFIDEIDAVGRQRGAGLGGGNDEREQTLNSLLVEMDGFDTTEGVIIIAATNRPDVLDSALLRPGRFDRQIYVDLPDLVGREQILRVHAKKVSLAENVDLSVIARGTPGLSGAELANLLNEAALLAARRSKKKVEMQDVDDAREKVQFGRERRRLMDDEEKKLTAYHEAGHALVQAVLDDGHMPVHKVTIIPRGRSLGSTMFIPKKDTLTHSYRRMLNQIAMGLGGRIAEELVLGDISSGASGDIKQITKLARLMVCDWGMSPLGPVAYGDHHDTVFLGREITRNELISEETARHIDEQIHRIIDEQYQRAKQVISERRSALEKIAEALLEFETIDGKHVLEILQFGEIRSPIVPPVPPKTDSKPSRKTPEKSSAPESIGPATAPNPA; translated from the coding sequence ATGCCTGACCCTGATAACAAGAAGTCTCGTCGCAGCCTGAAGAACCTGCCGCCGGATCGCTTTCAACCCAAGATGCTGATCTTCTGGCTGGTCTTGGTGGCGGCCGTCCTGGCGTTGCTCTACTACACGCCGATGTCGACGAGCGCACCGGAAACGTTGACGGTGCAGGAAGTTGTCGCACGAGCGGAAGCCGGGAATATCAATCGCGACGCGAAGAAGCCGGCGATCATTCGTCCGGATCCGAGCAGTGGACGAGACTGGATGGTCATCACCGGTGAGAGCCGAAAGGACGCCACCAGCCCGTGGCAGCCGTTCCGCGTGGCCGACCGCGTGACTGACACCACTTACGAGCGGCTGACGAAGACGAACGCCTTCCAGCCGCAGCCCACCCAGACGCTGCTCACCTCGATCGCGGCGCAGGTCATCCCGTTCATCATCATCATCGGCCTGCTCTATTTCCTCTTTGTCCGCCAGCTGCGGCAGGCGGGCCGCGGGGCGCTGAGCTTCGGCAAGAGCCGGGCGAAGCTGCTGACGCGAGATCGGGACAAAATCACCTTTGCCGACGTTGCCGGTTGCGATGAGGCGAAGGAAGAAGTCTCCGAAGTCGTCGAGTTTCTCAAGGACCCGAAGAAGTTCACGAAGATGGGCGGTCGGATTCCGAAGGGCATCCTGATGGTTGGCCCTCCGGGTACCGGCAAGACGTTGCTCGCGAAGGCCGTGGCAGGCGAGGCCGACGTGCCGTTCTTCAGCATCTCGGGCTCGGACTTCGTGGAAATGTTTGTCGGCGTCGGCGCGAGCCGCGTCCGCGACATGTTCGAGCAGGGCCGCAAGAGCGCGCCGTGCATCATCTTCATTGATGAAATCGACGCCGTGGGCCGCCAGCGCGGCGCCGGCTTGGGCGGCGGCAACGACGAACGCGAGCAGACGCTGAACTCGCTGCTCGTGGAGATGGACGGCTTCGATACCACCGAAGGCGTCATCATCATCGCGGCGACGAATCGCCCTGACGTGCTCGACAGCGCGCTGCTGCGGCCGGGCCGATTCGACCGCCAGATCTACGTCGATCTCCCTGACTTGGTGGGCCGCGAGCAAATCCTGCGCGTGCACGCCAAGAAGGTGAGCCTCGCGGAGAACGTTGACCTTTCCGTGATCGCCCGCGGCACGCCTGGCCTCTCGGGCGCGGAACTTGCGAACCTCCTGAACGAAGCCGCTCTCCTCGCTGCGCGTCGCAGTAAGAAGAAGGTGGAAATGCAGGACGTGGACGATGCCCGCGAGAAGGTGCAGTTCGGTCGTGAGCGTCGCCGCCTGATGGACGATGAGGAGAAGAAGCTCACCGCGTACCACGAGGCGGGGCATGCGCTGGTTCAGGCCGTGCTCGATGACGGCCACATGCCGGTGCACAAGGTGACAATCATCCCGCGTGGTCGCAGCCTCGGCAGCACCATGTTTATTCCGAAGAAGGACACGCTGACGCACTCCTATCGCCGCATGCTGAATCAGATCGCGATGGGGCTCGGTGGCCGGATTGCGGAAGAACTGGTGCTTGGCGACATCTCGAGCGGAGCGTCGGGCGACATCAAACAGATCACCAAGCTCGCTCGCCTGATGGTTTGTGACTGGGGCATGAGCCCGCTTGGCCCGGTGGCGTATGGGGACCATCATGACACCGTCTTCCTCGGGCGCGAAATTACCCGCAACGAACTCATTTCCGAAGAGACGGCGCGTCACATCGACGAGCAGATTCATCGGATCATCGATGAGCAGTACCAGCGGGCGAAGCAGGTGATCAGCGAACGCCGTTCGGCCCTCGAAAAGATCGCCGAGGCGCTGCTGGAGTTCGAGACCATCGACGGCAAGCATGTGCTGGAGATCCTCCAGTTCGGCGAGATTCGGTCCCCGATCGTCCCGCCGGTTCCGCCGAAGACCGACTCGAAGCCGTCCCGGAAGACGCCGGAAAAGTCATCCGCTCCGGAATCGATCGGACCGGCCACGGCGCCGAATCCGGCCTGA